One window from the genome of Pempheris klunzingeri isolate RE-2024b chromosome 7, fPemKlu1.hap1, whole genome shotgun sequence encodes:
- the stx2b gene encoding syntaxin-2 isoform X2, with amino-acid sequence MKDRLAELTASRPQAEEDVAVAVDRDGFMESFFRRVEEVRGLIDKISYQVEEVRKMHSMILSAPNPDDRTKDQLDALTSDIKGNANVVRTKLKSMEQSMPKDDVANRSSVDFRIQKTQHTVLSRKFVEVMTSYNETQVSFRERSKGRIQRQLEITGKVTTNEELENMLESGNPSIFTSDIISDSHITRQALNEIESRHQDIMRLESSIRELHAMFMDMAMLVETQGEMVNNIEKNVSNAAEYICSAKEETKKAVRYQRKSRRKILCLAMCGAAGFLLVLIIIVGVFG; translated from the exons ATGAAGGATCGACTGGCTGAACTGACTGCT AGTAGGCCACAAGCAGAGGAGGATGTTGCGGTCGCAGTGGACAGAGATGGCTTCATGGAGAGCTTTTTCAGAAGA GTGGAAGAAGTCAGAGGACTCATTGATAAGATCTCCTACCAAGtggaagaggtgaggaagatGCACAGCATGATCCTGTCTGCACCCAACCCAGATGACA ggACAAAGGATCAGCTGGACGCACTGACCAGCGATATCAAAGGGAATGCCAACGTGGTGCGAACCAAACTCAAAT CCATGGAGCAAAGTATGCCCAAAGATGACGTGGCTAACAGATCCTCTGTGGACTTCAGAATCCAGAAGACACAG CACACAGTGCTGTCCAGGAAGTTTGTGGAGGTCATGACCAGCTACAATGAGACTCAAGTGTCTTTTCGGGAAAGAAGCAAAGGAAGGATCCAGAGACAGCTGGAGATAA CTGGAAAGGTGACCACTAATGAAGAACTTGAGAACATGTTAGAAAGCGGAAATCCATCAATCTTCACATCAGAT attATTTCTGATTCCCACATCACACGTCAGGCCCTAAATGAGATAGAGTCACGCCACCAGGACATCATGCGTCTAGAGTCGAGCATCAGAGAGCTCCATGCGATGTTTATGGACATGGCAATGCTGGTAGAAACTCAG GGGGAAATGGTTAATAACATTGAGAAGAACGTCTCCAATGCGGCCGAATACATTTGCAGTGCAAAGGAAGAGACCAAAAAAGCAGTGAGATACCAGAGAAAATCCCGGAGG AAAATTCTCTGCCTTGCCATGTGTGGGGCTGCAGGTTTCCTCCTTGTGCTCATCATAATAGTTGGAGTCTTTGGGTGA
- the stx2b gene encoding syntaxin-2 isoform X1 gives MKDRLAELTASRPQAEEDVAVAVDRDGFMESFFRRVEEVRGLIDKISYQVEEVRKMHSMILSAPNPDDRTKDQLDALTSDIKGNANVVRTKLKSMEQSMPKDDVANRSSVDFRIQKTQHTVLSRKFVEVMTSYNETQVSFRERSKGRIQRQLEITGKVTTNEELENMLESGNPSIFTSDIISDSHITRQALNEIESRHQDIMRLESSIRELHAMFMDMAMLVETQGEMVNNIEKNVSNAAEYICSAKEETKKAVRYQRKSRRKYIILAFALLILLAVIALIVGLSVGLTKPPV, from the exons ATGAAGGATCGACTGGCTGAACTGACTGCT AGTAGGCCACAAGCAGAGGAGGATGTTGCGGTCGCAGTGGACAGAGATGGCTTCATGGAGAGCTTTTTCAGAAGA GTGGAAGAAGTCAGAGGACTCATTGATAAGATCTCCTACCAAGtggaagaggtgaggaagatGCACAGCATGATCCTGTCTGCACCCAACCCAGATGACA ggACAAAGGATCAGCTGGACGCACTGACCAGCGATATCAAAGGGAATGCCAACGTGGTGCGAACCAAACTCAAAT CCATGGAGCAAAGTATGCCCAAAGATGACGTGGCTAACAGATCCTCTGTGGACTTCAGAATCCAGAAGACACAG CACACAGTGCTGTCCAGGAAGTTTGTGGAGGTCATGACCAGCTACAATGAGACTCAAGTGTCTTTTCGGGAAAGAAGCAAAGGAAGGATCCAGAGACAGCTGGAGATAA CTGGAAAGGTGACCACTAATGAAGAACTTGAGAACATGTTAGAAAGCGGAAATCCATCAATCTTCACATCAGAT attATTTCTGATTCCCACATCACACGTCAGGCCCTAAATGAGATAGAGTCACGCCACCAGGACATCATGCGTCTAGAGTCGAGCATCAGAGAGCTCCATGCGATGTTTATGGACATGGCAATGCTGGTAGAAACTCAG GGGGAAATGGTTAATAACATTGAGAAGAACGTCTCCAATGCGGCCGAATACATTTGCAGTGCAAAGGAAGAGACCAAAAAAGCAGTGAGATACCAGAGAAAATCCCGGAGG AAATACATTATCCTAGCCTTTGCTCTGCTGATCCTGCTTGCTGTCATTGCACTAATTGTTGGCCTGTCTGTTGGACTAACCAAACCTCCTGTATGA